The genomic region AATGTTCCTGCGGCTGGCCCAACGAAGCTTTTCGACGCATCCTGAACCTAATAACTACAACTTACTTCAATTTATCTCGACTCATGAAATAGAAGTGCTTTAAACGCCATGACACCTGTTTTTGTACGACCACCGTGAAGTGAAAGTGCACGTGCAGGGGGACGGGACAGCGAGAAAACGGAAGAATTTAGTATACAAAATAGAGAACGCCTATTAACCTAGTTCGAACGTGGATTGGGAAGGCAGCCGGTTGATACAAAGAATGACGAGCGCTTGAGCTTATTAGAAGACGAGTAGTTGTACTTGATGAGAAATCGCTGAGATCAGCCAGAACGGTCCattcccccctccctccccgctcCCGGATGGTTCTGAACCTCATGGCAGGGTGCGCATGATCTGGCCCTCACCCTCTGCAAGCTGCATCTTGCCGATCGCGCTGTTCACCAAGGGGCACGTCTCGGGGCGgcacgtcgtcttcgcccgcCTGAGGCCCTCCGACCACTTGTTCCACATGTGCATGGTCAAAACCAGGCCCTCGTTGTGGTGGGTGTGGAAGACGCGCTTGTGCTGAATGTCGGCCCAGAGTCGCGGCGATGCGTACATGAGCCACATGCAGGCCGATCGAATCACCGGGTCCGTGGGATCCTGCTCTTGGAACGCCTTGTGCAAGTCGTGCTCCGCCATGGTGGCAAAGTCCATGTTGGAAATCTTGGGGCTGTTGTAGTCGACCCTGCCCGCGGCGctgagctgcgcgaggagtGCGATCAGGTTCTCCCAATGGGAGTGCTCAAGACGCGAGGTATCTCGGTCTCCCTTGTCTTTTTGGCGTTCAAGTTAGTAACCGAGTGTGCAGAACACGGGTTCCGGGGGGGCGGCTatggggaagggggggcaggggggcaAGGGGGTTACGGTTGCGGATATTTGTTCGAGACTTACCATACTCCCGCCAAGCCTCATGGACAGTGTGCTTCAGCTCTGGCAGCTCAATCCAGGCGATCTTTCCCTTGTGCTGTATGGACTGGCCCGTGTTGTGGTCTTTCATGGTCGTGTTCTCGAGTCTGGCGACAAACTCGACCATGCGGCCCTGCTTCTCCGGAATGGTTCGCTTGCCGATCTCGATCAGGGCCTGCCATACATGTCGGGGGAATTCTCCGAGCGGAGCATCGGTGTCGGAGGTCTTGGCAGCGTTGGCGAGGCCCAGGAACTCCGAGACGGCAATCTTGATGGAAGCATGAGGATCTTTAGTCAGATTGTCCAGGAGCTGGTACTCGCTGCGACCCTCCATTTCAGCGAGCCAGCGGGGTTgcgagccgtcgtcgacatgtgCTTGGTGAAGCCCATGCCCTTGGTGAGGCGTGCTGAAGTCCCTCATCTCCCGCGAGCGCCCTTGGTGTAGGTGCAGCGCAGAGGCGGATGCGGTCAgcgcgaggagaagctgcagctgcaTGATGAGGGATGTCGGGCGTAGCGCGCTTTGAGATGCGGGTTATGGACTGGAGTTGGGCGTGGCGCGCTTCGAGGTGCTGATGGTGAATTGGAGTTAGGGGTGGCGCGCTTCGAGATGCTGGTGATGGACTTGAGCTGGATGGTTTCTCTTCTCTGAAGATTGTGCCATTGCCCGAACGTGCTGAACGGAAAGATTTATATGATTTGAGAAACTGCGAGTTGCCAAAAACCCATGTGCATTCTGCAGCTTCTATTCCCGGACGAAGTGTCTTGAGCCTCTTCTGGTCTGCGAGACATCGTCAAGCCTCCAGGGGCCTGGCGGACGCGAGTCGAAACTATCCACGGGCCACAAAAGTGATGGGATCTTGGAGTTTTCCTCAAGAAATACGACACCGCTTGGTCGGTGACGCGCCGCGACTCGTACGTGAATTCTCAAGCAAGAGGCGCTGTCCGCTGCTCCTGCTTTGGGTGCACAGTCGGGGATACGTATGCATGTGGCCGGGGTCAAGGGGGAACACCACGGGCTTCACAACCTCTGCTGACTGGAACGTGCTATTCACTTACACATGCACATTCAGTCGATACGAAACGTAAGACTCTCCGCTCAGCCGCCTCATCGGTTCACACTCGGGCTCGAGCCAAGCCACGTTTACACTGCCTGGTGCATTGACCACCAAAAAGTTTCAAAGGGCTTCCCGGCTCTAACATGTCGGGCGGCATGTGTCTGCTGTGCTATTCTTGTGGTGTCAAGACAACTATCGTACACTGAACCCCCGCGAACATGTAGCTTTCTATTCACCGGGAAGACTGGCTTGACTTAGTGTGGCTTTTTCTTCATATTgtccgacggcgagcacAGTCCATCAAATTCCTGGGAGCAGGGGAGCAAATGTTGTTGGCTCTCCTCATGCAACGGGCGAACGAGTGCCTGTGTaccgtgctgctgcgtcaTGTTCTGAATTGCGCACAAAGCCGGCAGCGATCTTCAAGTCGTTCTCTCAGAGGCAGAGAACAAGATGATTGGGTAAGATGAGCTATGGGACTTGTAGCCGAGGGCGGAGAACACAGCTATGCTGCGAGGTGTCCATGGTCCGCGAAAGGCTGTAGTGGAGGGACCCGTAAGGTGCTGCGTCGACGGGTCCACGAATAATGCCACATCATCCGCAATGACGTTAGGGAGCAGGACCTTCGGGTTGACAGGTGACGCAAGACGAGAAAACAATCTGTCATTTGAGAAGTAAAATTACGAGATTTCGATGAGCAGGCCCACCGGAATACTTGAATGCTTTTTAGTTTCATGAGTCAAAGATCAACACCAAACAACACGAGACGCGTAATACGCCCTCGACTGCAAGTGCAAACGCTTTTTGTTAGTCACCTAATTTCCTCCCCTTAACTGGGACATCCTGCTCTTTGCGTAATGCAATCAAGATGCGACGAAATGCGGTGACGTCTCATGCGAACTGACGATCCCCAACCGCCCATGACAAGACCGTATAGCGCCCAAATGTACTTCGGTTGCTAACGGAATGACGCATCGCACTCAAATACCTTCAAGGTCACACGACTATGACGCATGCCTATGTTGAGCAGGTCCTTACATCATCAATTACAAAGATCGGACCCCAAGCACGCCCGAGCGCGTGGTGCGCAGCCCATGCAAGTATTCTTCATGGCAGAGACATATATACCGATACCCCAGATATCAGGGGTCGAATTAGGTAACGGGCATCAAGAGGCCCGACCTCCATGACCGTAAGGTGAGGCAAGCAACACAGAATAGACCACCTCTTCAACAAGGGTTAACCCCACAAGCGTCCAGTGTCATGCCCTCCCCCCGAGGACTCATCAGACTATATTAAGCAAAGGAAGCATCCGTTGTGGAAGCACTGGACAATCAATGTGGCCATTACCCCTGCTGTCCTCCTTCGACAAGATTATTCTCATTCTGCCTTCCCAAACCAGACTCCGACGATGACGTCCAAAGCGAGACCACTCGCTCCGCACGGACAGGACGATATAAGGTTTTGCTTGAAAAAAGATGCTGTGAAAAAGGCGAACATGAACAACGAAAATATGGCGGGCACGGTATGTTCTCATCTCTACATGTACAGTTGCAGAAAGGTTATGCTAAGAAAAGAAAAGTGTGATCACGAAACACAGATGTGCAGTTTTCAACTGGCCTATGTTACCGAACACATCCATCCAGGATACTGGGCGCTCAAATTTCGCCAGGAGGACCGCCCGTGTAACCCCCAACTTGTATGTGTCTCCCAGTTTGAAGGCAGCCAAGTGCCAAACTGCTAATTATGTGCACAATAGTGCACTAAGAGACGTGGAGTGTGCTCTATTCAGTGGAACCTGGAGGAGGATTACGCGGAGTGGGTGCGGTGCAAGTAACGACAACGTGGCACATGTACTGCCCCATGCAAGGCCAGTAGTGGCGGTGGTCAGCTCTCAACTGCACGGTGGGCGGATATACAAAGCACACAGTCGCGTTCTCGTTGTCTACCCTAGTTTGATTTTAGAAACAATGCTTTGAGGATCGAAGTTTGGCAATGATTTCTACGGGCCGTCCCCCCTGTCCATCTCGGGTCGGCTAGATATGAGACTCCAAAAATGCCTTCTTAATCGCTAATCAAGGCGCCATACTTGATGTGCAACTAGCTCCTAGCGGCCGAGCTTATGTCTTGTCAAAAAGTTGACAAGGACTTCGTTACTCAaagcttaatatataagGCAGAGCTGTCTGTCATTCCCCTGTGTTCATGAATTCTTCTTTTGCTGTCACCTTAGGGTATTGACTGGTCATGTTGTTAATGTGGCCGGAAGTTCAAATACGATGCTTGCCCGAGCCTCAAGGCTGAGCACCCCGTCCTGTGGCGTTTGGACCAAAATGACATGAACGTCTGTTCGTTAGGATAACGATGGAGTACCCAGTTGGCCTATACTTGTTTGCAAATCCAGGATCGCTTGGTGGCCGGGCACGGGGTGGCTTTAACAGGTTGATACTTGTGTAACAGTGCTGTACGGTACACTTGCAGTATGAAGAATTGCCCAAGGCAGACAGATCTTAGCAGTATACGTAGCTTTTGGGAGACTACCCCGCCATTCACGTCGGTCAAGATTGGACGCCAAGCGTTTGTCTGCCTCATGGTCACTTTACTTGCGTGACGGcgcaggacaggacaggagCATGAGCGCGTCCTACCCACCGGACTACAGACGCGGGATCCACTATGTTGCATCGGAAGTACGGGTCGACCGAGAGGATGCAACTCCAGGTAACACGGTGAGAAAGCAAAGTGGACGCCAGTCATCTTgtgttgttgatgttggcTGGCTTCGTATCCTGTTTCATCATTTGTAGCACCGGCAATAGATTGCCGGCGTTGCCTCGGCTTTAGAATCGCGG from Purpureocillium takamizusanense chromosome 12, complete sequence harbors:
- a CDS encoding uncharacterized protein (SECRETED:SignalP(1-15~SECRETED:cutsite=ASA-LH~SECRETED:prob=0.6915)~EggNog:ENOG503P5PF~COG:S), with the translated sequence MQLQLLLALTASASALHLHQGRSREMRDFSTPHQGHGLHQAHVDDGSQPRWLAEMEGRSEYQLLDNLTKDPHASIKIAVSEFLGLANAAKTSDTDAPLGEFPRHVWQALIEIGKRTIPEKQGRMVEFVARLENTTMKDHNTGQSIQHKGKIAWIELPELKHTVHEAWREYDKGDRDTSRLEHSHWENLIALLAQLSAAGRVDYNSPKISNMDFATMAEHDLHKAFQEQDPTDPVIRSACMWLMYASPRLWADIQHKRVFHTHHNEGLVLTMHMWNKWSEGLRRAKTTCRPETCPLVNSAIGKMQLAEGEGQIMRTLP